The following nucleotide sequence is from Candidatus Methylomirabilota bacterium.
TTGCGCGTCCCCGGGATCACGCAGGTGATCGCGGGCTGGGCGAGCGTCCACTTGAGGAAGTAGTCGGCCCAGGTCTCGCAGCCCGCCTCCCGCGCCCATTCCGGCACCGGGCGGTCCTTCACCCGGGTGAAGACCGCGCCCTCCGCGAAGGGACGGTTGACGATGACCGCGGTCCGGCTCTCCTCGGCGACGCCGAGGAGCCGGCGCTCGGCGTCCGGCTCGGCCATGGAATAGTTGACCTGCACGAAATCGATCTGGCCCGGCTTGATGAGCCGCTCCAGCTCGCCGTGTGAGCCGTTGTGGTAGTGGGTGATGCCGATGTAGCGGATGCGCCCGGCCTCCTTCCAGTCCCGGAGCGTCACCAGATGCGTCTGCACGTCCACCAGATTGTGCACCTGCATGAGATCCAGGCGCTCGACCCCGAGCTTCTGCATCGACTGCTTCATCTGCTTGACGCCGGCCTGCTTGCCGCTGGTCCAGACCTTCGTGGCCAGGAACAGCTTGCCGGACAGTCCCAGCTCGGCGATGAACTGTCCGGTGACCGCCTCGGAGGAGCCGTACATCGGCGAGGAGTCGATCATCCGCCCGCCCATCTCGGCGAACGTCTTGAGCGTCTCGCGCGCCTGACCGAGCTCCCGCGGGTTGTTCGCCACGTCGAAGACCTGCCAGGTGCCGAGACCGATCGCGGGCAGCGGCTCGCCCGTCTTGGGGATGCGCCGCACGAGCTTGCCCTTGCCCTGCGCCGACGACTCGGCCGGCATCAGCGTGGCCCCGGCGAGCGCCGCCG
It contains:
- a CDS encoding aldo/keto reductase encodes the protein MSARTRREFLTAAAALAGATLMPAESSAQGKGKLVRRIPKTGEPLPAIGLGTWQVFDVANNPRELGQARETLKTFAEMGGRMIDSSPMYGSSEAVTGQFIAELGLSGKLFLATKVWTSGKQAGVKQMKQSMQKLGVERLDLMQVHNLVDVQTHLVTLRDWKEAGRIRYIGITHYHNGSHGELERLIKPGQIDFVQVNYSMAEPDAERRLLGVAEESRTAVIVNRPFAEGAVFTRVKDRPVPEWAREAGCETWADYFLKWTLAQPAITCVIPGTRNPRHVADNLGALSGPLPDAAMRRKMAEYYRSL